One genomic region from Nostoc sphaeroides encodes:
- a CDS encoding lipid kinase — MSSRALLLVNRHARQGQKGLSEAIEYLKTLGFDLIEESTEDPKHLAEVILRYQHQVDLVIIGGGDGTLNAAVDALVDTQLPLGILPLGTANDLARTLKIPNSLSEACKIISYRNLHRIDLGCVNGKHFFNVASLGLSVKITQRLTKEAKRRWGIFAYAATALQVIWEARPFTAEILINGESVRVKTVQIAVGNGRYYGGGMAVADDAAIDDQRLDLYSLEIKHWWQIILLLPAMRQGRHIHWESVRSLQGQEIEVHTRKPRPINTDGEITTYTPAHFRVIPKAIAVLVPPEIRS; from the coding sequence ATGAGTTCTCGCGCACTGCTGTTAGTAAATCGTCATGCCCGCCAGGGGCAAAAGGGTCTATCGGAAGCGATTGAATATCTGAAGACACTTGGCTTTGATTTAATTGAGGAGTCTACAGAAGACCCTAAACATCTTGCTGAAGTTATACTTCGCTATCAGCATCAAGTTGACTTGGTAATCATTGGTGGGGGAGATGGGACTCTTAATGCCGCAGTAGATGCTTTAGTTGATACTCAGTTACCCTTGGGAATTTTGCCTTTAGGAACTGCCAACGACCTAGCGAGAACTTTGAAAATCCCGAATTCCCTCAGCGAAGCTTGCAAAATTATTTCATATAGAAATTTACACCGCATCGACTTGGGTTGCGTGAACGGCAAGCACTTTTTTAACGTTGCCAGTCTGGGATTGAGTGTAAAAATTACCCAGCGACTTACCAAAGAAGCCAAACGCCGTTGGGGAATATTTGCTTATGCCGCCACTGCATTGCAAGTGATTTGGGAAGCTAGACCTTTTACTGCGGAGATTTTAATCAATGGTGAATCAGTTCGCGTGAAAACAGTGCAAATTGCTGTGGGTAACGGCCGCTATTACGGCGGTGGTATGGCAGTGGCTGACGATGCGGCAATAGATGACCAAAGGTTAGACCTCTATAGCTTGGAGATTAAACACTGGTGGCAGATTATACTATTACTCCCTGCAATGCGACAAGGGCGACATATACATTGGGAGAGTGTACGCTCTCTTCAAGGTCAAGAAATAGAGGTGCATACTCGCAAACCGCGCCCTATCAATACAGATGGTGAAATCACTACCTACACTCCTGCTCATTTTCGGGTTATACCTAAAGCTATAGCTGTTTTAGTACCCCCAGAAATTAGGAGTTAG
- a CDS encoding exopolysaccharide biosynthesis protein — MHLRFSQDIKSLLQRLAQQPLTLGDILAETSERGFCLVITLLILPFLFPMPPGLTGPFGAACLLLSAQMVLGRREPWLPKRIANYKFPRPFAQLLLQNLGRLTKVLQKIARPRLAKIAHNPLIWRINGFCISLLTILLILPIPLTNPIPTVGILLLTVATIESDGLLICISYGITVLITLFFGFIGYAVWLAPGLLPSIFK, encoded by the coding sequence ATGCATCTGAGATTTTCTCAAGATATAAAGTCCCTGTTGCAACGCCTAGCTCAACAACCGCTAACTCTAGGTGATATTTTGGCAGAAACCTCAGAACGGGGGTTCTGCCTGGTAATTACATTATTAATTTTGCCTTTTTTATTTCCTATGCCACCGGGATTAACTGGCCCTTTTGGTGCTGCTTGTTTACTGTTGTCAGCCCAAATGGTTTTAGGGAGGCGTGAGCCTTGGCTGCCAAAAAGAATTGCTAACTACAAATTTCCTCGTCCCTTTGCCCAGTTACTTTTGCAAAATTTGGGACGTCTTACCAAAGTGTTACAGAAAATCGCCCGTCCCCGATTGGCAAAAATAGCCCATAATCCTTTGATTTGGCGAATTAATGGGTTTTGTATCTCTTTGTTAACAATATTACTAATATTACCAATTCCCTTGACAAATCCCATCCCCACTGTAGGTATTTTACTTTTGACTGTTGCCACCATTGAATCTGACGGTTTATTAATTTGCATCAGCTACGGTATTACTGTCCTAATTACCTTGTTCTTTGGA
- a CDS encoding filamentous hemagglutinin N-terminal domain-containing protein — protein MRIASILCLCLISTAFSQALPARAEIIPDNTLGAETSQLNQNKIEGGAVRGSNLFHSFSEFNIPNGGRVDFINPTGIENIFTRVTGGNASNIEGTLGVLGTANLFLINPNGIVFGKNARLDVKGSFVGTTANGVQFGNQGIFSATNPQAPPLLTVNPSALWFNQLNQNAEIKNNSVVPSGKDPTDFDAFGLKVGDGKSLLLVGGNVSMEGGGLNAYGGRVELGGLAEPGNVNLLLNGDNLSLKFPLNVTRGSVSLTNQARVYVEAAGGGDIAINAHNINILGGSLLSAGIADSSETVAGDITLNATEDIKVASFDSNISRIRNRVNKGLKGNGGNIFINARDFSLDDARVAAFTSGQGNVGNVTVRALDAVNLSNSDILSSVEPGGKGKAGNIDINAATLSLRDGAQLLTIIRKAPDNQSTQAAGQGDAGNINIKVTDAVDITGKKMNFLSGIQTTVGKGTVGNGGNITIDSGSFSLRDGAQLAASTSGQGNAGNVTVRAKNAVDLAGYPTAIFSSVERGGVGQGGNIDINAATLSLRDGAQLVTIIREALDNQSTQAAGRGNAGNVNVLVTGAVHITGVKNVDIPGVKQDSPSGINSSVLKGTEGNGGKIFIDSGDFYLSDGALIETSSSGQGKAGNIEINSPKITLDNQAKLNAESASGNGGNINFVNNDLLLLRHGAQISTNAGTAEKSGDGGNININSKFIVAIPEENSDISANAYTGTGGNIQIKSQGIFGIESRPESTDKSDITASSKFGVNGVININVPDTSSIQNSFTQFSPNVLDTNALIANSCISRGIKGQENSFRITGSGALTTNRPGVAVSTYTTGEVRGVEPTSRPWKKGDPIIEPQGVFRLPNGQLILSRGC, from the coding sequence ATGAGAATTGCAAGTATTCTTTGTTTATGCCTAATATCCACTGCATTCAGCCAAGCTTTACCAGCGAGAGCAGAAATTATACCCGATAACACACTCGGTGCAGAAACTTCTCAACTCAATCAAAATAAAATTGAGGGTGGTGCAGTACGAGGAAGCAATTTGTTTCATAGTTTCAGTGAGTTTAATATTCCAAATGGGGGACGAGTGGATTTTATCAACCCTACTGGAATAGAAAATATATTCACACGGGTAACAGGTGGAAATGCGTCAAATATAGAAGGGACATTGGGAGTATTGGGTACAGCAAATTTGTTTTTAATTAATCCCAATGGAATTGTATTTGGGAAAAATGCGCGGTTAGATGTAAAGGGGAGTTTTGTCGGGACAACAGCCAATGGAGTGCAATTTGGCAATCAGGGTATTTTCAGTGCTACAAACCCCCAAGCACCGCCATTGTTAACGGTAAATCCTTCAGCATTGTGGTTTAATCAGCTTAACCAAAATGCAGAGATTAAAAATAACTCAGTAGTACCATCAGGAAAAGATCCTACAGATTTCGATGCATTTGGTTTAAAAGTAGGAGATGGTAAAAGTTTGCTACTAGTGGGCGGTAATGTCAGCATGGAAGGGGGAGGATTAAATGCTTATGGTGGACGAGTTGAGTTAGGAGGATTGGCGGAACCTGGAAATGTCAATCTTCTTTTGAATGGAGATAATCTCAGCTTGAAATTTCCTCTTAATGTGACTCGTGGTTCGGTATCGCTTACCAATCAAGCGCGTGTGTATGTAGAAGCAGCTGGTGGCGGTGATATTGCGATTAATGCCCATAACATAAATATTTTGGGAGGAAGTCTGCTTTCGGCTGGTATTGCTGATTCATCTGAAACCGTTGCGGGGGATATTACCCTTAATGCTACAGAGGACATCAAAGTTGCTAGCTTCGATAGTAATATTAGTAGGATTCGCAATCGTGTGAATAAGGGTTTAAAAGGCAATGGAGGTAACATTTTTATCAATGCTCGTGACTTCTCATTAGATGACGCTAGAGTTGCTGCTTTCACTTCTGGACAGGGGAATGTAGGGAATGTGACAGTGCGGGCACTTGATGCTGTTAACCTTTCAAATAGTGACATCCTCAGCTCAGTGGAACCAGGAGGCAAAGGTAAAGCAGGCAATATCGACATCAATGCTGCAACACTGTCACTACGAGATGGCGCTCAATTATTAACCATTATTCGTAAAGCACCTGATAACCAATCTACCCAAGCAGCAGGACAGGGGGATGCCGGGAATATCAATATTAAAGTTACTGACGCTGTTGATATTACTGGAAAGAAAATGAATTTTCTCAGTGGCATTCAGACTACTGTGGGAAAGGGGACTGTTGGCAATGGTGGTAATATTACCATCGATTCTGGCTCATTCTCCTTACGAGACGGCGCTCAACTTGCTGCCTCAACTTCTGGACAGGGGAATGCAGGGAATGTGACAGTGCGTGCAAAAAATGCTGTTGACCTTGCAGGTTATCCAACTGCCATCTTCAGCAGCGTGGAACGAGGAGGTGTAGGTCAAGGAGGTAATATCGACATCAATGCTGCAACACTGTCACTACGAGATGGCGCTCAACTAGTAACCATTATTCGTGAAGCACTTGATAACCAATCTACCCAAGCAGCAGGACGGGGAAATGCAGGCAATGTCAATGTTTTGGTAACAGGTGCTGTTCATATTACTGGGGTGAAAAACGTTGATATTCCTGGGGTCAAACAGGATTCTCCCAGTGGGATTAACAGCAGTGTGCTAAAGGGGACAGAAGGTAATGGTGGTAAGATTTTTATTGACTCTGGTGACTTCTATTTAAGTGATGGCGCTCTAATTGAAACTTCAAGTTCTGGACAGGGAAAAGCAGGCAATATCGAAATCAACTCACCCAAAATTACCCTAGACAACCAAGCTAAACTCAACGCTGAATCTGCATCTGGTAACGGTGGTAACATAAACTTTGTCAATAACGACTTACTCTTACTCCGTCATGGCGCTCAAATCTCCACCAACGCAGGCACAGCCGAAAAAAGTGGCGATGGCGGTAACATCAATATCAACTCCAAATTTATTGTCGCCATCCCCGAAGAAAACAGCGACATCAGTGCTAACGCATACACTGGCACAGGTGGAAACATCCAAATCAAATCCCAAGGTATCTTTGGTATTGAGTCCCGTCCAGAATCAACCGACAAAAGCGATATCACTGCAAGTTCTAAATTCGGCGTTAACGGTGTAATCAATATTAATGTACCTGATACTAGCTCTATTCAAAACAGCTTTACCCAATTCTCACCAAACGTCCTCGATACTAATGCACTGATTGCTAATAGTTGCATTTCACGCGGCATCAAGGGACAAGAAAACTCTTTTAGAATTACAGGTTCTGGTGCTTTGACCACTAATCGTCCTGGTGTTGCGGTTTCTACCTACACGACAGGTGAGGTTAGAGGTGTCGAACCAACATCGCGCCCCTGGAAAAAAGGCGACCCAATAATTGAGCCACAGGGAGTATTTCGATTACCCAATGGGCAATTAATTTTGAGTCGAGGTTGTTAA
- a CDS encoding mannan-binding lectin: protein MFNKLGFLKSFGFFTTTVVSIVFGSVPNALALNVNAGPIWNNDDAQIKCPVVAAVYGTQWTGRWTTTIWNKMSVCDLNLSSLPVIYLPTDVKAGPIWSNNDAQFKCPVAATAANGVWNGGWTTTVWGLMSVCRVDPR from the coding sequence ATGTTCAACAAACTGGGTTTCTTAAAATCATTTGGATTCTTTACTACAACAGTCGTTTCTATTGTATTTGGCTCTGTTCCCAATGCTTTAGCTTTAAATGTAAACGCAGGACCAATCTGGAACAATGATGATGCACAAATCAAATGTCCTGTAGTTGCTGCTGTTTATGGTACTCAATGGACTGGAAGATGGACAACGACAATTTGGAATAAAATGTCTGTTTGTGATCTTAACTTGAGCTCTTTACCCGTTATATATTTACCAACAGATGTAAAGGCAGGACCAATCTGGAGCAATAATGATGCACAGTTCAAATGTCCTGTAGCTGCCACAGCTGCCAATGGAGTTTGGAATGGAGGGTGGACAACGACAGTTTGGGGACTAATGTCTGTTTGTCGTGTTGACCCACGTTAG